In Psychrobacter sp. JCM 18902, a single window of DNA contains:
- the icmH gene encoding type IVB secretion system protein IcmH/DotU, translated as MSGNNSMGSAPSLLDSGEVASKVSATGLDKRISSQSLVDIMYDGFYLVFLLRNHYFSTEPRQFRQKIYDFLDKFEMNARKKGFLSEDIHEAKYAYCALIDETIMTSQEPEFQTLKDAWELNPLQLDLFGSQIAGNEFFERLDGLREQGERRLPALEVYHYAMLLGFQGKYRLEAPEKIRYLISRLGDEIEHLRGNKNEFSPFWAIPDQIKHTLTSETPLWVILTVMAVLLTAIFATMWQFTNSFSNEQLSAYDNVIQENKEQAHISIFLP; from the coding sequence ATGTCAGGGAATAATTCAATGGGTTCTGCACCTTCGTTGTTAGATTCAGGCGAAGTGGCTTCAAAGGTCTCAGCAACTGGTCTAGATAAGCGTATCAGCAGTCAGTCGCTGGTAGACATCATGTATGACGGCTTTTACTTGGTGTTTTTATTGCGTAATCATTATTTCAGCACTGAGCCGCGACAGTTTCGTCAAAAAATATATGATTTTTTAGACAAGTTCGAGATGAATGCGCGCAAAAAAGGATTTCTTTCAGAAGATATCCATGAAGCTAAGTATGCGTATTGTGCGTTGATTGATGAGACCATCATGACCTCGCAAGAGCCCGAGTTTCAAACTCTCAAAGATGCTTGGGAGCTAAATCCTTTGCAGTTGGATTTATTTGGCTCACAAATTGCTGGTAATGAGTTCTTTGAGCGTTTAGATGGGCTACGCGAGCAAGGAGAGAGGCGTCTGCCTGCTCTGGAGGTCTATCACTATGCGATGCTACTTGGCTTTCAAGGGAAGTATCGTTTAGAAGCACCCGAGAAAATTCGTTATCTTATCTCACGCTTAGGGGATGAAATTGAGCATCTACGGGGTAATAAGAACGAGTTTTCGCCTTTTTGGGCGATACCCGACCAAATCAAACACACGCTCACGAGCGAAACGCCACTATGGGTCATACTTACGGTCATGGCAGTGTTGTTGACCGCGATATTTGCGACCATGTGGCAGTTTACCAATAGTTTCTCTAATGAGCAGCTGTCAGCATACGACAATGTGATTCAAGAAAACAAAGAGCAAGCTCATATCTCAATTTTCCTACCTTAA
- a CDS encoding SDR family NAD(P)-dependent oxidoreductase, protein MTDSTKKLHIIITGATSGIGNQLAKDYLLEGHHVYAVGRDDSALAELESLGAETVDLDLMDRDKVIDAFEKIEEVDLAICGAGMCEYLDMPNFDSASFMKVMSVNMGTLSHAIEGILPKLIASKGRLVGIGSASAYVPFARAEAYGSSKAAIHYLMKTLQISLAPHDVSVSLVVPGFVETPMTKQNDFPMPFIQTTAQASQAIRVGIASGHDVIEFPKKLTLPLKVLGTLPDLVWQQVSEKINKK, encoded by the coding sequence ATGACTGACTCTACTAAGAAATTACATATAATTATTACTGGCGCGACGTCTGGTATTGGCAATCAATTGGCAAAAGACTATCTACTAGAAGGTCATCATGTCTATGCCGTTGGTCGAGACGATAGCGCATTGGCTGAGCTTGAGTCATTAGGCGCAGAAACGGTTGACTTAGATCTCATGGATCGGGATAAAGTTATCGACGCTTTTGAAAAAATTGAAGAGGTTGATTTGGCGATTTGTGGCGCTGGCATGTGTGAATATTTGGACATGCCAAACTTCGATAGCGCCTCGTTTATGAAAGTGATGTCGGTAAATATGGGTACGTTGTCACATGCTATCGAAGGGATATTGCCAAAGCTAATCGCCTCAAAAGGTCGTCTGGTTGGCATTGGTTCAGCATCTGCTTATGTGCCGTTTGCTCGTGCCGAAGCTTATGGCAGCTCAAAGGCTGCCATCCATTACCTAATGAAAACTTTGCAAATTAGCCTTGCACCGCATGATGTGTCGGTAAGTTTGGTCGTGCCTGGTTTTGTCGAGACGCCAATGACTAAGCAAAACGATTTTCCCATGCCCTTTATCCAAACAACAGCGCAGGCAAGCCAAGCTATTCGTGTTGGTATCGCGAGTGGTCACGATGTGATCGAATTTCCCAAAAAGCTCACTTTACCGCTAAAGGTATTGGGTACGCTGCCAGATTTGGTGTGGCAGCAAGTCAGTGAAAAAATTAATAAAAAATAG
- a CDS encoding pyridoxal phosphate-dependent aminotransferase: MSELQLSDRVNNIKPSPTLAITNKAKELKAAGKDIIGLGAGEPDFDTPEHIKKAAIDAINDGFTKYTAVDGTPELKKAIIEKFKRDNNISYEPNEILVSVGGKQSFFNLAQAFINPGDEVIIPAPYWVSYPDMVIIAEGVPVIVKCPAEQDFKITAEQLEDAITDKTKMLVLNSPSNPTGMIYTLDELKAIADVLKKHPQIYVVSDDMYEHIRWTGDKFYNILNAAPELKERAIILNGVSKAYAMTGWRIGYAGGPAKLIGAMKKVQSQSTSCPTSISQVAAEAAISGDQSVLTPMVEAFEKRCDLVVDGLNAIKGITCLRPDGAFYVYPDIKPLIKAAGLSSCTEFSAWLLEKVGVAVVPGDAFGLGGYMRISYATDEATLKDALSRIEKAVADLDVAE, encoded by the coding sequence ATGAGCGAATTGCAACTCTCTGACCGCGTCAACAACATCAAACCATCGCCTACGCTAGCGATTACCAATAAAGCCAAAGAGCTAAAAGCAGCTGGTAAAGACATTATCGGTCTGGGTGCGGGTGAACCTGATTTTGATACGCCAGAGCACATCAAAAAAGCAGCCATCGATGCCATTAATGACGGTTTTACCAAATACACCGCTGTCGATGGTACGCCAGAGCTCAAAAAAGCCATTATTGAGAAGTTCAAACGTGACAACAACATCAGCTATGAGCCCAATGAAATCCTAGTATCGGTCGGTGGTAAACAATCATTTTTTAACCTTGCGCAAGCCTTTATCAATCCAGGTGATGAAGTCATCATTCCGGCACCTTACTGGGTCAGCTATCCTGACATGGTCATCATTGCAGAAGGTGTGCCAGTCATCGTCAAATGCCCTGCTGAGCAAGATTTCAAAATCACCGCTGAGCAGTTAGAAGACGCCATCACTGACAAAACTAAAATGCTGGTACTAAACAGCCCCTCTAACCCAACCGGTATGATTTACACGTTGGATGAGCTAAAAGCCATCGCTGACGTGCTGAAAAAGCACCCACAAATTTATGTCGTTTCAGATGACATGTATGAGCACATCCGCTGGACGGGCGATAAGTTCTACAATATTTTGAATGCAGCACCTGAGCTAAAAGAGCGGGCGATTATTTTAAATGGCGTGTCAAAAGCATATGCGATGACTGGCTGGCGTATTGGTTATGCTGGTGGCCCTGCCAAGCTGATTGGGGCAATGAAAAAAGTACAATCACAGTCAACCTCATGCCCAACATCGATCAGCCAAGTTGCTGCTGAAGCTGCTATCAGTGGTGATCAAAGCGTGCTCACCCCGATGGTAGAAGCCTTTGAAAAGCGTTGTGATCTAGTCGTTGATGGTTTGAACGCGATTAAAGGTATCACCTGCCTGCGTCCTGATGGCGCTTTCTACGTATATCCTGATATCAAACCACTCATCAAAGCCGCTGGTCTGTCATCATGTACTGAATTTTCAGCATGGTTGTTAGAGAAGGTTGGCGTTGCAGTGGTGCCTGGTGACGCCTTTGGTCTTGGTGGCTATATGCGCATCTCTTACGCGACTGATGAAGCAACGCTAAAAGATGCGTTATCACGTATCGAAAAAGCGGTTGCTGATCTAGACGTTGCTGAATAA
- the tssK gene encoding type VI secretion system baseplate subunit TssK, giving the protein MSKHRVLWGEGLFLRPQHFQIQDTYHDSQRALSMMLVHPYAYGVSDVQIDKQLLESNLLSFQSIYAVLPDGTIYHAPRTDTLPKAITLDTQDNGDEVFVFLSLEIVHSGGSNIQTDHSDNPTRYVRGAIEAQDLYSQAAEAVIDVIKLSPSLQLSHSAQAPSQDTVSLLVAKLVRTTQGVYQVDDDYIVPSVHITSNPALIGHVYRLMTMINTKSTSLYDHHRQSNNDLLEFRSSDIASFWLLHTLNTAYSQLSHLYNNAKLHPERLYEALLNVASQLATFSSLYKVGDLPSYHHDNANDSFVSIILIIRELLNTVIASNFISIPLRQNKPSYYTGELSSDKITRGSQLYLSVSSSLPMHELIDIVPRRFKIATPDSVEKRVLSALPGSSISHVSQVPSAIPVRPGFSYFTIEPVGELYDEMLKSESICIYVPNGFDDLKIELMAIVQ; this is encoded by the coding sequence TTGAGTAAACACAGGGTATTATGGGGAGAAGGGTTGTTTTTGCGACCCCAACATTTTCAGATTCAAGACACTTATCATGACTCGCAACGAGCTTTGAGTATGATGCTGGTGCATCCTTATGCTTATGGCGTATCTGATGTTCAGATTGATAAGCAACTTTTGGAAAGCAATTTACTAAGCTTTCAAAGTATTTATGCGGTATTGCCAGATGGCACGATATATCATGCGCCTCGTACCGACACCTTACCGAAAGCCATTACCTTAGATACCCAAGACAATGGCGATGAAGTTTTCGTGTTTTTGAGTTTAGAGATTGTCCATAGTGGCGGCAGCAATATACAGACGGATCATAGTGACAACCCAACACGCTATGTAAGGGGCGCTATTGAGGCACAAGATCTATATAGCCAAGCGGCTGAAGCAGTCATTGATGTGATTAAGCTGTCGCCAAGTTTACAATTAAGCCATTCTGCGCAAGCGCCTAGCCAAGATACCGTGTCCTTATTGGTAGCCAAGCTCGTGCGTACCACTCAAGGCGTCTATCAAGTCGATGATGATTATATCGTCCCAAGTGTGCATATTACGAGTAACCCTGCGCTTATTGGTCACGTATATCGTTTGATGACGATGATTAATACCAAGTCTACGTCACTGTATGACCATCATCGTCAGTCTAACAATGATTTACTGGAGTTTCGCTCCTCAGATATTGCCTCTTTTTGGCTATTGCATACGCTAAATACCGCATACTCTCAGCTCAGTCATTTATATAATAATGCCAAACTACATCCAGAACGCCTTTACGAAGCATTATTAAATGTCGCCAGCCAATTGGCTACTTTTAGCTCATTATATAAGGTGGGCGACTTACCTTCTTATCATCACGATAATGCCAATGACTCATTTGTTAGTATCATTTTAATCATTCGTGAGCTACTCAATACCGTCATTGCCAGTAACTTTATCTCGATTCCATTACGTCAGAATAAGCCATCTTATTATACAGGCGAGCTAAGTAGTGACAAGATCACACGTGGCTCACAGCTGTATTTGTCTGTTAGCTCATCATTGCCGATGCACGAGCTCATCGACATCGTACCACGCCGATTTAAAATTGCGACGCCTGACTCAGTAGAGAAACGTGTGTTGTCAGCGCTGCCAGGCTCTTCTATTTCACATGTCAGCCAAGTACCCAGTGCGATACCAGTTAGACCAGGCTTTAGCTATTTCACCATCGAACCAGTAGGCGAGCTATATGACGAAATGCTCAAATCTGAATCTATCTGTATTTATGTGCCCAATGGCTTTGATGATTTAAAAATAGAGCTGATGGCTATCGTACAGTAG
- a CDS encoding NAD(P)/FAD-dependent oxidoreductase encodes MLFNHRKRKNLETVSHEASSLSKQTTNAQAKKRIAIIGSGVSGLTCAHYLVAQHEVTVFEANDYIGGHVNTIDVALQDGKKAKSSNVENSAIDTGFIVFNERTYPNFFRLLHELQVPFQSTDMSFSVKNTTRHFEYNGHTLNTLLSQRKNVFNPKFWQFIKDILQFNKHIKQLRQDYEMARTKGQDVSVFTEQTLGSYLTEKSYGKLFIDNYLLPMVSAIWSTSLHEVQDFPLVFFAQFFDNHGLLDVVNRPQWFTIRGGSKQYVNKLIPRFIKAGGKVRVNSPVQSVVRDGEQVLLTVQNKSITDNNIESLNEKLVFDEVIFACHADTALKILTDASKDENEVLRHFRFTKNTAVLHTDVSVLPNKPLAWASWNYLIDESLANQKAQISAKPVLTYHMNILQRLTKKHNYLVTLNPETVHENIDDKHVIKRIDYSHPVFDKAMIEAQSIWSSISGNGMHTHFCGAYWFNGFHEDGVRSGLRVCQALGHDIVIKDEVDPAHLPDAESAHTPFRYKDLPVKADSKLRTLNKREVVTALTNQELIEYIERLQPTVKSDESKRKRRLFGCHNVQ; translated from the coding sequence ATGCTGTTTAACCACCGTAAACGTAAGAACCTAGAGACAGTCTCTCATGAAGCCAGCAGCCTCTCAAAACAGACGACTAACGCTCAAGCTAAAAAACGTATTGCTATCATTGGCTCAGGTGTATCAGGATTGACTTGCGCTCATTATCTGGTGGCGCAACATGAAGTGACAGTGTTCGAGGCTAATGATTATATTGGCGGGCATGTAAATACCATCGATGTGGCGCTACAAGATGGCAAAAAAGCAAAAAGCAGCAATGTGGAAAACAGTGCCATAGATACTGGCTTTATCGTCTTTAATGAGCGTACTTATCCCAATTTCTTTCGGCTACTGCATGAGCTGCAAGTGCCGTTTCAATCGACTGACATGAGCTTTTCGGTAAAGAATACAACGCGCCATTTTGAATACAATGGTCACACGCTCAATACTTTATTATCGCAGCGTAAGAATGTTTTCAATCCAAAATTTTGGCAATTTATCAAAGATATTTTACAGTTCAATAAGCATATCAAGCAGCTACGCCAAGACTATGAAATGGCACGTACTAAAGGGCAAGATGTTAGTGTTTTTACTGAGCAAACACTGGGCAGCTATCTCACAGAAAAAAGTTATGGCAAGCTGTTTATAGATAACTATTTGCTGCCAATGGTTTCTGCCATTTGGTCAACCAGTCTGCATGAAGTGCAAGACTTCCCACTGGTGTTTTTTGCACAGTTCTTTGACAATCACGGCTTGCTTGATGTGGTTAATCGTCCGCAGTGGTTTACGATTAGAGGTGGCTCAAAACAGTACGTCAATAAGTTGATTCCACGCTTCATCAAAGCGGGCGGTAAGGTGAGAGTAAACAGTCCCGTACAGTCTGTGGTTCGCGATGGTGAGCAAGTATTATTGACGGTTCAAAATAAAAGCATTACTGACAACAATATCGAAAGCTTGAACGAAAAATTGGTATTTGACGAAGTTATCTTTGCTTGTCATGCAGACACCGCGCTCAAAATTTTAACAGACGCCAGTAAGGATGAAAATGAGGTGCTCAGACATTTTCGCTTTACCAAAAATACCGCCGTACTGCATACCGATGTCAGTGTCCTACCGAACAAGCCGTTGGCATGGGCCAGCTGGAATTATCTGATTGATGAGAGTCTCGCAAATCAAAAAGCGCAAATATCAGCAAAACCAGTGCTGACTTATCACATGAATATTCTGCAACGCCTGACCAAAAAACACAATTATTTGGTTACGCTGAATCCAGAAACCGTTCATGAAAATATTGACGATAAGCACGTCATTAAGCGCATCGATTATAGCCATCCTGTGTTTGATAAAGCGATGATTGAGGCGCAAAGCATATGGTCGAGTATCTCTGGTAACGGCATGCACACACATTTTTGCGGTGCCTATTGGTTTAATGGTTTTCATGAAGATGGTGTACGTAGCGGTCTACGTGTCTGCCAGGCGCTCGGTCATGATATTGTCATAAAAGACGAGGTTGATCCGGCTCATCTGCCTGATGCCGAGAGCGCACATACGCCGTTTCGTTATAAGGACCTACCGGTAAAGGCAGATAGCAAATTGCGCACACTTAATAAGCGTGAGGTGGTCACGGCGCTCACCAACCAGGAGTTGATTGAGTACATTGAACGTTTACAACCGACTGTTAAAAGTGATGAATCAAAGCGAAAGCGTCGCTTATTTGGTTGTCATAACGTGCAGTGA
- a CDS encoding acyl-CoA thioesterase: protein MPQYNTSSTAKKAPLNHELYMSILMTPDMANFIGNVHGGDLLKMLDQVAYACASRYSGNYVVTLSVDQVMFREPIYVGELVTFAASVNYVGNTSMEVGIRVEAEDVRARTVRHTNSCYFTMVAIDDNGKPTPAPPLDIKNPMQQCRADAALERKNLRLESSHRPSCDIGDMIGELANSHDR, encoded by the coding sequence ATGCCGCAATACAATACCAGCTCGACTGCCAAAAAAGCCCCATTAAATCATGAGCTATATATGTCGATACTCATGACGCCTGATATGGCGAATTTTATTGGCAATGTGCATGGTGGTGATTTGCTTAAGATGCTAGATCAAGTCGCTTACGCTTGCGCCAGTCGCTATAGCGGCAATTATGTGGTGACGCTGTCTGTCGACCAAGTGATGTTCCGTGAGCCTATATATGTTGGCGAATTGGTCACCTTTGCGGCAAGTGTTAATTATGTGGGAAATACTTCAATGGAGGTCGGCATTCGCGTCGAAGCAGAAGACGTTCGAGCCCGTACTGTACGCCATACCAACAGCTGCTATTTTACGATGGTCGCTATCGATGATAATGGCAAGCCCACCCCTGCGCCGCCACTTGATATCAAAAATCCCATGCAGCAATGCCGCGCCGATGCCGCACTAGAGCGTAAAAACCTGCGTCTGGAAAGCTCGCATCGACCCAGTTGTGATATCGGAGATATGATTGGTGAGCTGGCTAATTCTCATGATCGTTAA
- a CDS encoding SAM-dependent methyltransferase, with protein MSARPTDRAPVSTLGKLTAQMSKVVNERAIFQPVSAGMNQLARKLIFRALAHIQFGSLTIVEAFDEQAHNTVSFGKVSDSVASSSAVGRHSLHVTLMIHDPTVYRQLLLGGSIALADSYINGEWDTDDLTGLIRLAARNLAVLNKLENRFAGVSKAFEKAKHRLRSNDQSGAKSNILAHYDLGNDMYQRFLDDTMMYSAAVYRTPDVSLSAAQQHKLALICQRLQLTPDDHVIEIGTGWGGFAIYAATHYGCHITTTTISDAQYDEAQRRVDAAGLSDKITLLKQDYRELTGQYDKLVSIEMIEAVGHEYLPTFFAKCNSLLKPTGLMVLQAITFNDQNYQDYVNSVDFIQTHIFPGGCLLSNQELNTQFTKQTDMVIKQLHDYGFDYAHTLRDWRAAFMAQREEIKRLGYDDAFIRLWDFYFCYCEGGFLERTIGVVQLTAVKPDNIDVMHFSDLSSHDTLTDEQSSRLIHDIMNSHESGNANNGDGQDASKRNIAS; from the coding sequence ATGTCAGCACGACCAACCGACCGAGCACCCGTTTCAACATTAGGAAAATTGACCGCACAGATGAGTAAAGTCGTCAATGAGCGCGCCATTTTTCAGCCCGTCAGTGCGGGAATGAATCAATTGGCAAGAAAACTCATCTTCCGCGCATTAGCGCATATCCAGTTTGGTAGCCTGACTATAGTCGAAGCATTCGATGAGCAAGCACATAATACCGTCAGCTTCGGTAAAGTATCCGATAGTGTCGCGAGCAGTTCGGCAGTGGGCCGCCATTCACTACACGTTACCTTGATGATTCATGATCCTACTGTATATCGGCAGCTGTTGCTTGGCGGCTCTATTGCGCTAGCAGACAGCTATATCAATGGTGAGTGGGATACGGACGATTTGACAGGGCTGATTCGGTTGGCAGCGCGTAACTTGGCGGTGTTGAATAAATTAGAAAATCGCTTTGCAGGTGTGAGTAAGGCGTTTGAAAAAGCGAAGCATCGGCTACGTAGCAATGATCAGTCTGGTGCCAAGTCTAATATTTTAGCGCATTATGATTTGGGCAATGATATGTATCAGCGGTTTTTGGACGATACGATGATGTATTCAGCAGCAGTATATCGTACGCCTGATGTATCACTGAGCGCAGCACAGCAGCATAAACTGGCGCTCATTTGCCAGCGATTACAATTGACGCCTGATGATCATGTGATAGAAATTGGCACAGGGTGGGGCGGTTTTGCTATTTATGCCGCCACACATTATGGCTGTCACATAACGACGACGACCATCTCTGATGCCCAGTATGATGAGGCGCAGCGCCGAGTCGATGCGGCAGGACTGTCTGATAAAATTACCCTGCTGAAGCAAGACTATCGTGAGCTGACAGGGCAGTACGATAAGCTAGTCAGTATCGAGATGATTGAAGCCGTTGGGCACGAGTACTTACCGACGTTTTTTGCCAAATGTAATAGCTTACTCAAACCCACAGGGCTGATGGTGCTGCAAGCGATTACTTTTAACGATCAAAACTACCAAGATTATGTTAATTCAGTTGATTTTATTCAGACGCATATTTTTCCTGGTGGTTGTTTGCTGTCTAATCAAGAGCTAAATACGCAGTTTACGAAACAAACCGACATGGTTATCAAGCAGCTACATGATTACGGTTTTGACTATGCTCATACCTTGCGCGACTGGCGTGCGGCGTTTATGGCACAGCGTGAAGAAATTAAGAGGCTTGGTTATGATGATGCCTTTATTCGCTTGTGGGATTTTTACTTTTGCTACTGCGAAGGTGGATTTTTAGAGCGTACTATCGGCGTGGTACAGTTGACCGCAGTGAAGCCGGATAATATTGATGTGATGCATTTCTCTGATTTGTCTTCTCATGACACTCTGACCGATGAGCAAAGCAGCCGCCTGATTCACGATATTATGAATTCTCATGAAAGCGGTAATGCCAACAACGGTGATGGCCAAGACGCCTCCAAACGAAACATAGCGTCTTAA
- a CDS encoding M15 family metallopeptidase, translated as MIYLTVSAFTLLSILMMVMLFDRQLCGRLLDKVMVFFHRLLSLKFKRPSIKTPKKAFHYRIKQFIRFISDIDVSRIPVISALSFLIVMATVGLCYALITNHSLEVYHANDTVASTTNLQISQLLIGERLRPPSPPPEELFAELEAEVASYQADKTEEGYWPNNQTNIPQIDRPLMLPEPDLSDLNTQDHSTGYSGDMLATHLNNGHINIKNADRNWQKMNSDFVQRLLTVYKVMSDQYGYDMVLLEGYRSPARQARLLKKGTHVTKAGSYKSYHQFGLAGDSAFIRNGKIVISEKDPWAMRGYKLYGKVAKSAGLVWGGDWRMMDLGHVELRKKGVLGRPEMAEILTSQ; from the coding sequence ATGATTTACTTGACTGTATCGGCCTTTACATTGCTCTCTATCCTCATGATGGTCATGCTTTTTGATCGGCAGCTATGTGGACGACTATTAGATAAGGTAATGGTGTTTTTTCATCGATTGCTTAGCCTAAAATTCAAGCGTCCATCGATAAAGACACCAAAAAAGGCATTTCATTATCGTATCAAGCAGTTTATTCGTTTTATTTCAGATATAGATGTTTCTCGTATTCCAGTGATATCGGCATTGTCTTTTTTGATTGTCATGGCAACGGTTGGATTGTGTTATGCCCTGATTACCAATCATTCTCTGGAGGTTTATCATGCCAACGATACCGTGGCTAGCACGACAAATCTGCAAATCAGTCAACTACTCATAGGAGAGCGTCTGCGTCCGCCGTCGCCTCCGCCAGAGGAGCTGTTTGCTGAACTAGAAGCCGAGGTTGCAAGCTACCAAGCTGACAAGACAGAGGAAGGGTATTGGCCAAATAATCAGACAAATATACCTCAGATTGATAGACCGCTCATGCTCCCTGAGCCTGATTTGTCTGACTTAAACACGCAAGATCATAGCACTGGCTATTCAGGTGATATGTTGGCTACACATCTAAACAATGGTCATATCAATATCAAAAATGCTGACCGTAATTGGCAAAAAATGAACTCAGATTTTGTTCAACGGCTGTTGACTGTGTATAAAGTAATGAGTGACCAATATGGCTATGACATGGTGTTGTTAGAAGGCTATCGTAGCCCTGCAAGGCAAGCAAGACTATTGAAAAAAGGCACTCATGTAACGAAGGCAGGATCATACAAGAGCTATCATCAGTTTGGTTTGGCGGGCGATAGCGCCTTTATCAGAAATGGTAAAATTGTCATAAGCGAAAAGGATCCTTGGGCAATGCGGGGCTATAAATTATATGGTAAAGTAGCCAAATCTGCCGGACTTGTGTGGGGTGGTGATTGGCGTATGATGGATCTTGGGCATGTCGAGCTGCGCAAAAAAGGCGTGCTCGGTCGCCCAGAAATGGCTGAGATTTTGACCAGTCAATAA
- a CDS encoding DUF1365 domain-containing protein: MSIETDTPNKLLPHQLFHGTTWHSRLLPSVHKFAYPYRYWGINISALAKGLELPEVSTGISSKNKLLKKLLSKGRLVKGLPLFSAKKKALQQFCPDDYLQGLPLQESNSLSDFSMSGKHDKHDNCRSNSVQTLNHRLNQTFTEQTGSAPTGDIIGMLVCRNAGIYFSPVNFYLGFDEQQMPSHLLAEVSNTPWDKRHYYGFTLNGTNTEFCHNKDFHVSPFNPVDQLYRWQVKVKKQPDNCLQVRIAIDISDERGEVLKTGIKMAGVPMTATTIRNSLRKNPLMNMTSVTRIYWHAFKLYAIKKVPYIHYDEKLADSQQNKAPTPKDIL; encoded by the coding sequence ATGTCTATTGAAACCGACACGCCTAATAAGCTGTTACCCCATCAGTTGTTCCATGGGACGACTTGGCACAGTCGGTTACTGCCAAGTGTGCATAAATTTGCGTATCCATACCGTTATTGGGGCATCAATATCAGCGCATTGGCTAAAGGGCTGGAGCTTCCTGAAGTAAGTACAGGTATTAGTAGCAAAAATAAGCTTTTAAAAAAGTTGCTTTCAAAAGGGCGACTGGTCAAAGGATTACCATTATTTTCAGCAAAGAAAAAAGCTTTGCAGCAGTTTTGTCCTGATGATTACTTACAAGGTCTACCTTTACAAGAGTCAAATAGCCTAAGTGATTTCTCAATGAGTGGTAAGCATGATAAGCATGATAATTGTCGTTCAAATTCTGTTCAGACACTTAATCATCGCTTAAACCAAACGTTTACTGAGCAAACGGGTAGTGCGCCAACAGGCGATATTATTGGGATGCTCGTTTGCCGCAATGCGGGCATATATTTTAGTCCAGTCAATTTTTACTTAGGTTTCGATGAGCAGCAGATGCCCTCGCATTTATTGGCTGAAGTCTCTAATACACCGTGGGATAAGCGCCATTATTATGGGTTTACACTCAATGGCACGAATACTGAATTTTGTCATAATAAAGATTTTCATGTCTCACCTTTTAACCCGGTCGATCAGCTATATCGTTGGCAGGTTAAGGTAAAAAAGCAGCCGGATAATTGCTTGCAAGTTCGTATTGCTATCGATATCAGCGATGAGCGCGGTGAGGTATTAAAAACGGGTATAAAAATGGCTGGCGTTCCAATGACCGCCACAACGATTCGCAACAGTTTGCGAAAAAATCCGCTAATGAACATGACCTCTGTAACCCGTATTTATTGGCATGCTTTCAAGCTTTATGCGATTAAAAAAGTGCCTTATATTCATTATGATGAAAAACTGGCCGATAGCCAACAGAACAAAGCACCGACTCCAAAAGATATTCTTTGA
- a CDS encoding DUF2177 family protein translates to MGYVFIYLAAVLIFLGIDAVWLKTMTGLFYEKRIGHLLADEPNMIAAGVFYMFYLLALCILILYPQIKAGASIGHIFLLGGLIGLMAYGTYDFTSLALYKGFTLDTALVDFAWGGILTGSVSAIVAWLAYRFHWLS, encoded by the coding sequence ATGGGTTATGTATTTATATATCTGGCTGCTGTGCTTATATTTTTGGGTATTGACGCAGTTTGGCTCAAGACCATGACTGGCTTATTTTATGAAAAGCGTATCGGGCATCTGCTTGCCGATGAGCCAAACATGATTGCTGCTGGTGTTTTCTATATGTTTTATCTACTGGCTCTCTGTATTTTGATTTTATATCCACAAATCAAAGCAGGCGCTTCGATTGGTCATATATTCTTGCTTGGTGGCTTGATAGGGCTGATGGCCTACGGTACTTATGACTTTACCAGTTTAGCGTTGTACAAAGGTTTTACACTAGATACAGCGTTGGTTGATTTTGCTTGGGGCGGTATCTTGACAGGTTCAGTGAGCGCCATTGTTGCTTGGCTTGCTTATCGTTTTCATTGGTTGAGCTAA